From a region of the Dictyostelium discoideum AX4 chromosome 2 chromosome, whole genome shotgun sequence genome:
- the yod1 gene encoding C2H2-type zinc finger-containing protein → MSLISIRIRSKTGVENIKLESQLKLKELQNIIEEKTKISTDTQKILYGFPPKALDLSNQDAVISGFLANGDTITIENVSSISSNPGVDSVTNDKVTSSTNSFDRNIKSQPFISQEEEEDGGYATRRVTDDDNSCLFSAVAYVLEDKNRLKGYSLRALIAQNVKSDPFEYNEAVLGKSNEGYCNWIQNPKNWGGAIELSILSNHYKVEIAAFDISTQLMYCYGEDRKYTERVYLIYDGIHYDALSICLTKNGPEDFDITRFSVDDKDSLAKMKVLIEKEFKAGKFTDTAKFSLICLNCNKTLKGEKEAAIHASTTGHGNFTEYKKR, encoded by the exons atgtcattaatttcaattaggATCAGAAGTAAAACAGGagttgaaaatattaaattagaaTCACAATTAAAGTTAAAGGAACTTCAAAATATAATAGAagaaaaaactaaaataagcACTGATACTcaaaaaa ttttatATGGATTCCCACCTAAAGCATTAGATTTATCAAATCAAGACGCAGTGATTTCAGGATTTTTAGCAAATGGTGATACTattacaattgaaaatgtttcATCTATAAGTAGTAATCCAGGTGTTGATTCAGTGACCAATGATAAAGTTACATCATCAACCAATTCATTTGATCGTAATATTAAATCACAACCGTTCATTTCacaagaggaagaagaagatggtGGTTATGCAACTAGAAGAGTaactgatgatgataatagttGTTTATTCTCTGCTGTTGCTTATGTTTTAGaagataaaaatagattGAAAGGTTATTCACTAAGAGCATTAATTGCTCAAAATGTTAAAA GTGACCCATTTGAATATAATGAAGCAGTTTTAGGTAAATCAAATGAAGGATATTGTAATTGGATTCAAAATCCAAAGAATTGGGGTGGagcaattgaattatcaattttatcaaatcatTATAAGGTGGAGATTGCAGCTTTTGATATATCAACTCAACTAATGTATTGTTATGGTGAAGATAGAAAATATACTGAACGTGTTTATCTCATTTATGATGGTATCCATTATGATGCactttcaatttgtttaacAAAGAATGGTCCAGAGGATTTTGATATCACTAGATTTAGTGTTGATGATAAAGATTCACTTGCAAAAATGAaggttttaattgaaaaagaatttaaagcTGGTAAATTTACTGATACTGctaaattttctttaatttgtttaaattgtaataagA CTTTAAAAGGTGAAAAAGAAGCTGCCATTCATGCATCAACAACTGGACATGGTAATTTCActgaatataaaaaaagataa
- a CDS encoding acyl-CoA oxidase: MDVKYIINKDQLHQARNSALHAHEKYYKDFSQLLKTNINNRPVIDMASDEHKAKTHRDAIEVCKMGVLDVRVIQKDPKIFLSYLTSLSSCDMSLMAKLVIHFQLFGGTILELGTEEHHNKYFPDIKTMRIVGGFGMTEMGHGSNVRQIETTAEYDHTTKEFIINSPTRSSTKFWIGNMAKYGTHIVLFCRLIYKGEDKGVHGIVTQIRDLDSKNVFPGIEIGDCGPKIGWNGIDNAWIRFTNYRVPKENLLNRFANISDSGDYTCKLSTPGKLFQVTISQLVFGRLLYICGPIKALTITLRTGLTYAFNRRQFGEKNKIEELIINYPSHYQVLLPMLSHLVAFEFARDSIIERLLEPKTTDERLDETNSTISGVKALVNEYTMIYLNKLRTFCGGNGVSSFNLFGYYRNEMDIFQTAEGDGAVLYQQLAKFLLSEYKKWYKKEGVTGYIIKEVQTFLATSNPMYTHTRSIPYILSNEFHHHAFLYRFERIRSTVIEKLSHSKSKKLTFLQSWNDSLLYIIDMAKAYSHLYILEQSHLAIRRCQDPSTRHLLNDLIKLYALSNIEQDFAFFRNCNFLSSGKAFAISDAIKELCIGIKPYALQIINSDYNILIDPLLNIPLANLDGDYINHMADCVGVPKSNL; this comes from the exons ATGGAtgtaaaatatattatcaataaagATCAATTGCACCAAGCCAGAAATAGTGCACTCCACGCTCACGAAAAG tATTATAAAGACTTTagtcaattattaaaaacaaatattaataatagacCAGTGATTGATATGGCTAGTGATGAACATAAAGCCAAAACACATAGAGATGCGATAGAAGTTTGTAAGATGGGAGTTTTAGATGTTAGAGTTATTCAGAAAGATCCAAAGATATTCTTGTCCTATTTAACGAGTTTATCAAGTTGTGATATGTCATTGATGGCTAAATTAGTCATTCATTTCCAATTATTTGGTGGTACAATCTTAGAGTTGGGTACAGAAGAACACCATAATAAATACTTTCCAGATATTAAAACCATGAGAATCGTTGGTGGTTTCGGTATGACTGAAATGGGACATGGTTCAAATGTTAGACAAATTGAAACAACAGCTGAATATGACCATACTacaaaagaatttataattaattcacCAACTCGTTCAAGTACTAAATTTTGGATTGGTAATATGGCAA aatatggTACAcatattgttttattttgtagattaatttataaagGTGAAGATAAAGGTGTACATGGTATAGTTACACAAATTAGAGATTTAGATAGTAAAAATGTATTTCCAGGtattgaaattggtgattGTGGTCCAAAGATCGGTTGGAATGGTATTGATAATGCTTGGATTAGATTTACAAATTATCGTGTtccaaaagaaaatttattaaatagatTTGCAAATATTTCAGATTCTGGTGATTATACTTGTAAATTATCAACACCtggtaaattatttcaaGTTACAATATCTCAATTAGTTTTTGGAAG attattatatatttgtgGACCAATTAAAGCATTAACAATTACATTAAGAACCGGTTTAACATATGCATTTAATAGAAGACAATTtggtgaaaaaaataaaattgaagaattaattataaattatccATCACATTATCAAGTGTTATTACCAATGTTAAGTCATTTGGTTGCATTCGAATTTGCAAGAGATTCAATCATTGAAAGATTACTTGAACCAAAAACTACTGATGAAAGATTAGAtgaaacaaattcaacaattagtGGTGTAAAAGCATTAGTAAATGAATATActatgatttatttaaataaattaagaaCTTTTTGTGGTGGTAATGG tgtatcatcatttaatttatttggatATTATAGAAATGAAATGGATATTTTTCAAACAGCAGAGGGTGATGGAGCAGTATTATATCAACAATTGgctaaatttttattatcagaaTATAAGAAATGGTATAAGAAAGAAGGTGTTACAGGATATATAATTAAAGAGGTTCAAACTTTTTTAGCAACTAGTAATCCAATGTATACTCATACTAGATCAATTCCATATATTCTATCGAAtgaatttcatcatcatgcATTCCTTTATAGATTTGAACGTATTCGTTCAACTGTAATCGAGAAACTTAGTcattcaaaatcaaagaaattgACATTCCTTCAATCTTGGAATGATTCACTACTATACATCATAGATATGGCAAAGGCTTATTCTCATCTTTACATTTTAGAACAAAGTCATCTAGCAATTAGAAGATGTCAAGATCCTTCAACAAGACATTTACTCAATGATTTGATTAAACTATATGCTCTATCAAATATTGAACAAGATTTTGCTTTCTTTAGAAATTGTAATTTCTTATCCTCTGGTAAAGCATTTGCAATATCTGATGCAATCAAAGAACTATGTATTGGTATTAAACCTTATGCACTTCAAATCATTAATTCTGATTATAACATTTTAATTGATCCACTCTTAAATATTCCTTTAGCAAATTTGGATGGTGATTATATTAATCATATGGCTGATTGTGTTGGTGttccaaaatcaaatttataa
- the idhA gene encoding isocitrate dehydrogenase (NAD+) (Similar to NAD+~Similar to NAD+) yields the protein MFSRKSLSIFSTLRNYSSSTSKIQKVTLIPGDGIGPEISESVKRVFSAVKAPIEWETVVVDANTGISKEVIESISKNKIGLKGPISTPIGTGHQSLNLGLRKTFNLYANIRPCLSIPGHKTRYNNVNTVVVRENTEGEYSGIENQPVKGVAQSIKIITKEASTRIAHYAFQYALANGRKKVTCIHKANIMKQSDGLFVKSCREVSTRYPSIKYEELTIDNNCMQLVLDPNQMDVMVLPNLYGDIVSDLCAGLIGGLGLTPSGNIGENGSAIFEAVHGTAPDIAGKNKANPTALILSSIMMLRHLGHFHEASIIENAVLNTLTEGKVKTGDLGGNSSCSEYTDELVKKITESLNK from the exons ATGTTCTCAAGAAAAtctttatctattttttct acATTACGTAACTATTCTAGTAGTACAAgtaaaattcaaaaagttACATTAATTCCAGGTGATGGTATTGGTCCAGAGATTTCAGAATCAGTTAAAAGAGTATTTTCAGCAGTCAAAGCACCAATTGAATGGGAAACTGTTGTAGTTGATGCCAATACAGGTATTTCAAAAGAAgttattgaatcaatttcaaaaaataagatTGGTTTAAAAGGTCCAATCTCAACACCAATTGGTACAGGACATCAATCATTGAATTTAGGTCTTCGTAAgacttttaatttatatgcCAACATTAGACCATGTCTTTCAATTCCAGGTCATAAAACACGTTACAACAATGTAAACACCGTTGTTGTCAGAGAAAATACAGAGGGTGAATACTCTGGTATTGAGAATCAACCAGTTAAGGGTGTTgctcaatcaattaaaatcatcacaAAAGAAGCCTCCACCAGAATCGCACACTATGCTTTCCAATACGCCTTGGCCAATGGTAGAAAGAAGGTCACCTGTATTCACAAAGCAAACATTATGAAACAATCCGATGGTCTCTTTGTTAAATCATGCAGAGAAGTTTCAACTCGTTATCCATCCATTAAATATGAAGAATTAACCATCGATAACAATTGTATGCAATTGGTTTTAGATCCAAATCAAATGGACGTTATGGTACTCCCAAATCTCTATGGTGATATCGTTAGTGATTTATGTGCTGGTTTAATTGGTGGTTTAGGTCTTACCCCATCTGGTAACATTGGTGAAAATGGTTCTGCTATCTTTGAAGCCGTCCATGGTACTGCCCCTGATATTGCTGGTAAAAACAAGGCAAATCCAACCGCTCTCATCTTATCATCAATTATGATGTTACGTCATCTCGGTCACTTCCATGAAGCCTCAATCATTGAAAATGCTGTTTTAAATACTCTTACTGAAGGTAAAGTTAAAACTGGAGATTTAGGTGGTAATTCATCTTGTTCTGAATATACTGATGAActtgttaaaaaaattactgaatctttaaataaataa
- the dgat1 gene encoding diacylglycerol O-acyltransferase 1, translating to MEPIPPSNGNKNNSMDKQPQQPQQPQQQQQQQQQQRRDQRNSKLNELNETERVRNRFISHEFHKLDRTKSRIDAPKISFSDSESESDSEFFLAKRNTNNNNQNNTSPTFSSANGKQSNLTQRKINTQIQSKQPTNNNVQPLTDDEGTINHSNHHHHHHNQNNNGNNNNNNNNNNNNNKISTPPKQEEKMTMNGLFTLRPSILSSESNGSSYRGFLNLLLILLITASFRLVILNHLLYGIRINLDLYKISEYHRWPGVMISLMINLFIIAAYLIEKAAAKQLLPDRICYLLRIINCAAVIIVPSGSIIAFSPNPASGIIVMILICTFSMKIISYAYENSKQRKLNPDNKKFVIDPTNTSIYPNNLSLRSTYWFMLVPTLVYQLSYPRSPKIRKGYLLRRIVEALSLSLLILWMVNQYMLPLVQNSIEPLEKIDIVLIVERIMKLSLPNLYVWLLGFYVFFHLYLNIVAEITRFGDREFYRDWWNSTGLDYFWRTWNMPVHHWMVVLIYTPMRRRGFSKNMGYFMCFFVSAIFHELVISIPFHSLKLWGFFGIMSQMVLIALTKNLMNGRNLGNVIFWISIVLGQPLVVLLYYRNFVLENPEWYRNVEPPTSPPVMPFY from the exons ATGGAACCAATTCCACCATCTAATGgcaataaaaacaattcaatggataaacaaccacaacaaccacaacaaccacaacagcaacagcaacagcaacaacaacaaagaagagatcaaagaaattcaaaattaaacgAATTAAATGAAACAGAACGTGTTAGAAATCGTTTCATTTCACATGAATTTCATAAATTAGATAGAACTAAATCACGTATTGATGCACCAAAGATATCATTCTCTGATAGTGAATCAGAATCCGACAGTGAATTCTTTCTTGCAAAGAGAAATACAAACAACAATAATCAAAACAACACTAGTCCAACCTTTTCATCAGCAAATGGTaaacaatcaaatttaaCTCAAAGAAAGATCAATACacaaattcaatcaaaacaaccaactaataataatgttcAACCATTAACTGATGATGAAGGTACCATCAACCACagcaaccaccaccaccaccaccacaatcaaaataataatggtaataacaacaataataataataataacaataataataataagatcTCAACACCACCAAAACAAGAAGAAAAAATGACAATGAATGGTTTATTCACACTTCGTCCATCAATTCTTAGTAGTGAATCAAATGGTTCATCTTATAGAGGTttcttaaatttattattaattttatta attaCTGCAAGTTTTAGattagtaattttaaatcatttattatatggtattagaattaatttaGATTTATACAAGATATCAGAATATCATAGATGGCCAGGTGTAATGATAAGTTTAATGATAaatctatttattattgCAGCTTATTTAATAGAGAAAGCAGCAGCAAAACAATTGTTACCAGATCGTATTTGTTATTTACTTCGAATTATAAATTGTGCAGCTGTGATTATAGTACCATCAGGTTCGATCATTGCATTCTCACCGAATCCAGCATCTGGTATCATCGttatgattttgatttgCACATTCAGTATGAAGATCATTAGTTATGCCTATGAGAATAGTAAACAACGTAAATTGAATCCTGACAATAAGAAATTTGTAATCGATCCAACCAATACTTCAATCTATCCAAATAATCTATCACTTCGTAGTACCTATTGGTTCATGTTGGTACCAACTTTAGTATACCAATTAAGTTATCCACGTTCTCCAAAGATTAGAAAAGGTTATCTACTTAGAAGAATCGTTGAGGCTTTATCTCTCTCTCTCTTAATACTTTGGATGGTTAATCAATATATGTTACCATTAGTTCAAAATAGTATTGAACCTTTAGAAAAGATTGATatagttttaattgttgaaagAATTATGAAATTATCT ttaCCAAATTTATATGTTTGGTTATTAGGATTTTATGTGTTTTtccatttatatttaaatattgttgCAGAGATTACAAGATTTGGTGATAGAGAATTCTATAGAGATTGGTGGAATAGTACAGGTTTAGATTATTTTTGGAGAACGTGGAATATGCCTGTTCATCATTGGATGgtagttttaatttatacaCCAATGAGAAGAAGAGGTTTCAGTAAAAATATGGGTTATTTCATGTGTTTCTTTGTATCTGCTATTTTCCATGAATTAGTTATTAGTATTCCTTtccattctttaaaattatggGGTTTCTTTGGTATCATGAGTCAA atggTTTTAATTGCATTAACTAAAAATTTGATGAATGGTAGAAACTTGGGAAATGTAATTTTCTGGATATCAATCGTACTTGGCCAACCATTAgttgttttattatattatcgTAACTTTGTTTTAGAGAATCCAGAATGGTATAGAAATGTTGAACCACCAACTTCACCACCTGTAATgccattttattaa
- the udkD gene encoding adenylate cyclase domain-containing protein, with product MENRYISRIETISSHLLSTNDVSSQNESESITFVKPLPKNKKDHDQSIESDSSFTREKQFEEELDILGEINSKTGLFEIKQVPYQLSFDQGFFHACRAIEILTEKDPKRIICLGIAGPVGAGKTTLANKIGSLVNGVIISLQDFVKLENVKDNNYDDPVLIDFDKVISTLNELKENKTVIIPKIVNRKMESRSISLSTSKVIILEGAYALSARIRPLLDISVAITGGVHLDLIKSIMRGIVTSGKNSSKDVLAQITNVVFPMFKAFVEPDLDQAKIKIHSSFNPMSQVVEPVYVCKAKYDNNKQFFDQFLSSLNVVPVKKNFSDMYLYPPKYGVDGISQADKRNWIRIRRSEHGQFNITFYNEMMDGAVNTRPSLNFEISVKTLGGLLSLGYQIGAILNRTVEVWYDKNGVVITKEYIKELEKHFIQIKGHSRREVLDSAEKLKITGNHVPQTFLYLYFKKLKKSKNPNYSKLKPNNTNSKILKNNKDKKNL from the exons ATGGAAAATAGATACATTTCCAGAATCGAAACCATTTCTTCTCATTTGTTATCAACAAATGATGTCTCCTCACAAAATGAAAGTGAATCAATTACCTTTGTAAAACCATTaccaaagaataaaaaagatcACGACCAGTCCATCGAATCCGATTCATC atttacaagagaaaaacaatttgaaGAAGAATTAGATATTTTAGGAGAGATTAATTCAAAGACaggtttatttgaaattaaacaaGTACCATAtcaattatcatttgatcAAGGATTTTTTCATGCATGTAGGgcaattgaaatattaacaGAAAAAGATCCAAAAAGAATTATATGTTTAGGTATTGCTGGCCCAGTTGGTGCTGGAAAAACAACATTAGCTAATAAAATCGGTAGTCTTGTTAATGGTGTTATAATTTCACTTCAAGATTTCGTTAAACTTGAAAAtgttaaagataataattatgatgatcctgtattaattgattttgataaagttatt tcaacattaaatgaattaaaagaaaataaaacagTTATAATTCCAAAGATTGTAAATAGAAAGATGGAAAGTAGAAGtatatcattatcaacatcaaaaGTTATTATATTAGAGGGTGCATATGCATTGAGTGCACGTATTAGACCACTATTGGATATTAGTGTTGCAATTACAGGTGGTGTACATTTGGATCTAATAAAGAGTATAATGAGAGGTATTGTTACGAGTGGTAAGAATTCAAGTAAGGATGTATTGGCACAAATTACCAATGTTGTATTTCCAATGTTTAAAGCATTTGTTGAACCAGATTTAGATCAAGCAAAGATTAAAATTCATAGTAGTTTCAATCCAATGAGTCAAGTGGTTGAACCAGTTTACGTTTGTAAAGCCAAAtacgataataataaacagtTTTTCGATCAATTCCTCTCATCACTCAATGTTGTACCAGTTAAAAAGAACTTTAGCGATATGTATCTCTATCCACCAAAATATGGTGTCGATGGTATCTCTCAAGCCGATAAAAGAAATTGGATTAGAATTCGTCGTTCTGAGCATGGTCAATTCAATATCACCTTCTACAATGAAATGATGGATGGTGCCGTCAATACTCGTCCATCTTTAAATTTCGAAATCTCTGTCAAAACTTTGGGTGGTCTACTCTCTTTAGGTTATCAAATTGGTGCTATCCTCAATCGTACCGTTGAGGTTTGGTATGATAAAAATGGTGTTGTCATCACTAAAGAATATATCAAAGAATTGGAGAAACATTTCATTCAAATTAAAGGTCACTCTCGTAGAGAAGTATTAGATAGTgctgaaaaattaaaaatcactGGTAATCATGTCCCTCAAacttttctttatctttattttaaaaaattaaaaaaaagtaaaaatccaaattattcaaaattaaaaccaaataatacaaattcaaaaattttaaaaaataataaagataaaaaaaatttataa
- a CDS encoding hypothetical protein (Similar to amidase): MKALIIIDMVNDLVSGVLANEKYANEIIPSIQRLIENARKNPTEWLIVYSNDAHKEDDREMKVWGKHAMEGTEGAQVIDSLKPMDTDNEIISPKRFYGAFDLTGLGEIFEKRGGVTEVVLVGQHTHCCVRHTAYGAFMRGYEIKVPSDGVCVFDGIDNQAALDYLKNIYGATITTTDNILNNL, encoded by the coding sequence atgaaagctttaattattattgatatggTAAATGATTTAGTAAGTGGTGTACTtgcaaatgaaaaatatgcaaatgaaattattccATCAATTCAaagattaattgaaaatgctAGAAAGAATCCAACTGAATGGTTAATTGTTTATTCAAATGATGCACATAAAGAAGATGATAGAGAGATGAAAGTTTGGGGTAAACATGCAATGGAAGGAACTGAAGGTGCTCAAGTTATTGATTCATTGAAACCAATGGATACAGATAATGAAATCATTTCACCAAAGAGATTTTATGGTGCATTCGATTTAACAGGACTCGGTGAAATCTTTGAAAAAAGAGGTGGTGTCACTGAAGTAGTTTTAGTTGGCCAACATACTCATTGTTGTGTTAGACACACTGCATATGGTGCCTTTATGAGAGGTTATGAAATTAAAGTACCATCAGATGGTGTTTGTGTTTTTGATGGAATTGATAATCAAGCTGCTttagattatttaaagaatatttatGGTGCTACCATTACAACAactgataatattttaaataatttataa
- the taf7 gene encoding TFIID subunit encodes MNNNNNFDFIEVNTNSIGGNYSSSSSSYNNNNYTSSNNNNNNNYGNYNYNNNNITNIPIEGGLQGYGRPDESEDQILFRLPLHLADQVRNMIKQKQMDIPVDFHFKNDRQIQIKFGDQEYNANLVDLPCIVESHKTFDRVNFYKTADIGQMIIVNDNPPPPPPPPPPPTQSDQDDLMDTSNNNNTTTTTTTTTTTPLPNTAAPNTINNILQTGLTAATKDIVKRKFKTYNRDKITELAKIEEELVRLIKPGYADSEEIEFVSLADLKDKYGNDLFGQNSKEPVIFEEKADDQIVIEDMDSNDESGLDDNEIENQIRTLKVKSTNNYQSFGNNNNNNSYNNRNRNNNFNNNNNMNMINLDDEFSDDDRLTRFSGSKPISMSDRSPLDKERSPNSSKRDRRSRSDRSSSSSSSSNSRTFSSNFVNTQNQNQNQQQQQQQQQQSQQQQQQQSQQQQQQQSLQSSTQSIQPINSSNSIGGMGSSTGSTPTSLKIKFPIPSSPATVDSSFKSPDDLSKSIGSSGININVGGVPSSPLQQPTTPTQQQSQLPPQQQPQPTSPRSHEERKKHRSERREHRDREHRDRGDREHRDRGDREHRDRGDREGRDGEHREHKKRRREHREHRDRDRDRDYQNNQNLTDPSQPIQIDNNNNNNNNNNNNNNTNNNNNNNNNNNNNNNNNNNRPTATRFTKSKFKFKCVIII; translated from the coding sequence atgaataataataataatttcgaTTTTATAGAAGTCAATACAAATTCTATTGGAGGAAAttatagtagtagtagtagtagttataataataataattatactagtagtaataataataataataataactatggAAATtataactataataataataatataacaaaTATACCAATTGAAGGTGGATTACAAGGATATGGTAGACCAGATGAATCAGAggatcaaattttatttagattACCATTACATTTAGCCGATCAAGTTAGAAATATGattaaacaaaaacaaatggATATTCCagttgattttcattttaaaaatgatagacaaattcaaattaaatttggtgatCAAGAATATAATGCAAACTTGGTTGATTTACCATGTATTGTTGAATCTCATAAAACATTTGATAGAGTAAACTTTTATAAAACTGCTGATATCGGTCAAATGATAATTGTAAATGAtaatccaccaccaccaccaccaccaccacctccaccaaCACAATCTGACCAAGATGATTTAATGGATacttctaataataataatacaactacaactacaaccacaaccacaacgaCACCATTACCAAATACAGCGGCACCaaatacaataaataatatattacaAACAGGTttaacagcagcaacaaaaGATATAGTAAAAAGAAAGTTTAAAACATATAATAGGGATAAAATTACGGAATTAGCAAAGATTGAAGAGGAATTAGTTAGATTAATTAAACCAGGTTATGCAGATTCAGAAGAGATTGAATTTGTATCATTGGCAGATTTAAAGGATAAATATGGTAATGACTTATTTGGtcaaaattcaaaagaaCCCGTTATTTTTGAAGAGAAAGCTGATGATCAAATCGTTATTGAAGATATGGATAGTAATGATGAATCTGGTttagatgataatgaaattgaaaatcaaattagAACTCTAAAAGTTAAATCtacaaataattatcaatcatttggtaataataataataataatagttataataatagaaataggaataataattttaataataataataatatgaatatgATTAATTTGGATGATGAAtttagtgatgatgatagaTTAACTCGTTTCAGTGGAAGTAAACCAATTTCAATGTCTGATAGATCACCTTTAGATAAAGAAAGATCTCCAAATAGTTCAAAGAGAGATAGAAGATCAAGAAGTGATagaagtagtagtagtagtagcagCAGTAATAGTAGAACATTCAGTAGTAACTTTGTAAATactcaaaatcaaaatcaaaatcaacaacaacaacaacaacaacagcagcaatctcaacaacaacaacaacagcaatctcaacaacaacaacaacaacaatcattacAATCATCAACACAATCAATTCAACCaattaatagtagtaatagtattgGTGGTATGGGTAGTTCAACTGGTAGTACACCAACTagtttgaaaattaaatttccaATACCTTCTTCTCCTGCTACTGTGgattcatcatttaaatctcCTGATGATCTTTCAAAAAGTattggtagtagtggtattaatattaatgttGGTGGTGTACCTTCTTCACCTTTACAacaaccaacaacaccaacacaacaacaatcacaactaccaccacaacaacaaccacaaccaactTCACCAAGATCTCATGAAGAAAGGAAAAAACATAGAAGTGAAAGAAGAGAACATAGAGACAGAGAACATAGAGATAGGGGTGACAGAGAACACAGAGATAGAGGTGACAGAGAACACAGAGATAGAGGTGATAGAGAAGGTAGAGATGGAGAGCACAGGGAACATAAAAAGAGAAGAAGAGAACATAGAGAACACagagatagagatagagatagagattatcaaaataatcaaaatctaACTGACCCATCACAACCAATCcaaatagataataataataataacaataataataataacaataataataataccaataacaataacaataacaataacaataacaataacaataacaataacaataacaataggCCAACAGCAACAAGATTTaccaaatcaaaatttaaattcaagtGCGTCATCATTATCTAA
- the gafA gene encoding GAF domain-containing protein: MAEDLEISKGSKEEQYENLLPQIEGLLTGENNQIANLANVTAALKEQFNFFWVGFYLVDTENELVLAPFQGPIACTRIRKGRGVCGTAWQQEKTLIVPDVEKFPGHIACSSLSKSEIVLPLYKQGNIIGVLDVDSDKLNSFDEIDEKYLTQILKLLDN; encoded by the coding sequence atggcAGAAGATTTAGAAATTTCAAAAGGTAGTAAAGAAGAACAATATGAAAATTTACTTCCACAAATTGAAGGATTATTAACAggtgaaaataatcaaattgcAAATTTAGCTAATGTTACAGCAGCATTAAAGGAAcaattcaatttcttttgggTAGGTTTCTATCTTGTTGATACAGAAAATGAACTCGTTTTAGCTCCATTTCAAGGTCCAATTGCTTGTACACGTATTAGAAAAGGTAGAGGTGTTTGTGGTACTGCTTGGCAACAAGAGAAAACTTTAATCGTACCTGATGTTGAAAAGTTCCCAGGTCATATTGCATGTAGTTCACTTTCAAAATCTGAAATCGTATTACCATTATATAAACAAGGAAATATCATTGGTGTTTTAGATGTTGATAGTGACAAATTAAATAgttttgatgaaattgatgaaaaatatttaactcaaattttaaaattattagataattaa